GCATATCGGTTTTGCGCAAATGCACTACAACGGCTCGGCTATGGCAAGTAGGGCAGGCAAGGAAACTTTTCGTTTCCGTCTGTGCTTGTAGCCAAAGCTTTTTGTTTTGTTTTTATATTTTTCATTTTAAAAGCCAAATCCAAAAGATTTGGCGGACTTAATAAACAAGCCCAAGTCATTAAATTTAACACTTTTTGCCCTATTTGCTATAGCCATTGTTATGCAATGTTTGGAATTTCAAACGTCAAGTCCAATTCCAGCAAACCAGTTGTGAAGTCATCACTTCTTATAGTTATTTTACCTTGGACTGGATTCATTCTTTTTACTCCCAGTAATAAGTTTTGGTTGAAAACATCTTTCAATGAACCTTTCTGAGCCAGCCTATATTGTGAAGCTCGCATATCAGAGAGTATTATTGAAGCACCAGTATCCTTAGAACTAAAAAATGGATCAGAAAAACTAATAATTGGACCTGATGTTCCAAAAATAGAATGACTATTTTGATGATTTTCTCGTTGTATTTGACGGACCTCTTTTTCTGTTATTAACACATGGTCGTTTGACCTAAAAACCTCCAAATCAATCTCGAATTCTATTGATTTATTTGAAGTATTTAGAATTTCAATATCTAAGTAGCGAAATCCAAGTTCATAAAGCTCACTGTCATCAGGAATTCCAACAATTGGAGTTATTTTCAAATCATTCTTTCTGTCTTTAGACTTAAACCTATTATCATAAATAATTTCAAGGTCCTTACGGGTAATTTTATTTGTTGAACTTCCAACCCTTATAAATCCGTCTCCCCGTCTGTATTCTATTTCATTAGTTCCAGGTTTTTTTACGTCTTTTTTAAAAAGATATGGCCGCGCACTGTTATCAAATATTTTGAGGTAACCAATTAGCTTTCCATTATATTCAAAATTCCTATATTCAAATTGCAGTTCAGGTTCGATGTTTTCCTTTATGAATTCTTGGTAATTTGCATCGTCCAATGGATCATTAATATTAAAGAATTCGCTTGCCATTCCATTACTCTCTTTAACCCCTACAAATATATATTTATCTTCATTTGATGGATGATTGGCCAACGCCATCAAGTCTTTAAGAATATCATTTTTCTTTAAATGTTTACCAAGTCTATAGTCCTCTTTCTTAAAGTCTAAAGTTGGACTTTCGGAATTGTACAATAAAATATTTATTACTTCTTGGTTCATCTAAATTCAATATTGCATAACGTTTTAGCTAAGCGTAGTGCGGAGGTAAGGAAACTTTTCGTTTCCGTCTGGGCACGAAGCTAAAGCTTATTGTTTAGTTTTATTTTTTCTTGTCCAAAGCTAAATCCATAAGATTTAGCGACTTAGTAAATATACACAGACCTTTCGTTTTAGCCCTAAAGTCCGCATTACGTTTAGGTTGTGTTAGCAAATGTTTTTTCCGCCCGAGTAAGGTTTCTCCATTTAGTTTTTCAACTCCGCGCGAGTAAAAAGTCCATCAACATTACAGTTGCGTTTGAGTAAGAAGTGCATTTTGCGTAAAGCTTATCAATTCCGCTTCTTAGCTTTTTTTATTTCTTGATACTCTTTACAGCATTCTATTATTATTTTTTCTGTTTCTGTTGGGTCCATATAGCTTGCAGAGTATGAACCTTTTTTTGCATATTCGCTCTCTTTGTAAAAGCCATATTTTAGTCCGTTTTCTATATTTTGAATATCTACAGGGTCAAATTCTGGG
The sequence above is drawn from the Cellulophaga sp. Hel_I_12 genome and encodes:
- a CDS encoding helix-turn-helix domain-containing protein, translating into MNQEVINILLYNSESPTLDFKKEDYRLGKHLKKNDILKDLMALANHPSNEDKYIFVGVKESNGMASEFFNINDPLDDANYQEFIKENIEPELQFEYRNFEYNGKLIGYLKIFDNSARPYLFKKDVKKPGTNEIEYRRGDGFIRVGSSTNKITRKDLEIIYDNRFKSKDRKNDLKITPIVGIPDDSELYELGFRYLDIEILNTSNKSIEFEIDLEVFRSNDHVLITEKEVRQIQRENHQNSHSIFGTSGPIISFSDPFFSSKDTGASIILSDMRASQYRLAQKGSLKDVFNQNLLLGVKRMNPVQGKITIRSDDFTTGLLELDLTFEIPNIA